Proteins from one Gimesia maris genomic window:
- a CDS encoding GntR family transcriptional regulator, with protein sequence MATVVTRQITHGSRRQTLVQQVLGKFFQGEYQPNQRMTVQALAREWDVSATPVREALVELAGIGIVEIFPNRGAVLRNFGVKELHEICQVRRILESEATRCACGHITPNELARLEQTFRELAAAKRTVEWSETTQQWDDYLHELIYRSCGSERLVLEINRYRVLHQTLRQVRHSKRQNDQDFEHMEENAEHLRIVQALIKGNPDKAAKAMHEHLQQTPVWLERDLFQRQES encoded by the coding sequence CACGGTTCCCGCAGACAGACGCTGGTACAACAGGTGCTCGGCAAGTTCTTTCAGGGGGAATACCAGCCCAATCAGCGCATGACGGTACAGGCTCTGGCTCGGGAATGGGATGTCAGCGCCACCCCAGTCCGCGAAGCACTGGTGGAACTTGCCGGCATCGGCATTGTGGAAATCTTTCCGAATCGCGGTGCCGTGCTCCGTAATTTCGGCGTGAAGGAACTGCACGAAATCTGTCAGGTCCGTCGCATCCTGGAAAGCGAAGCCACCCGCTGTGCCTGCGGTCACATCACGCCTAATGAACTGGCCCGGCTCGAACAGACCTTCCGCGAGCTGGCAGCAGCAAAACGAACCGTCGAGTGGTCCGAAACGACACAACAGTGGGACGACTATCTGCACGAACTCATTTATCGTTCCTGTGGCAGCGAGCGGCTGGTGCTGGAAATTAATCGCTATCGGGTACTCCATCAGACCTTAAGGCAGGTTCGCCACAGTAAACGACAGAATGACCAGGATTTCGAACATATGGAAGAAAATGCAGAGCACTTGCGCATCGTACAGGCATTGATCAAGGGCAACCCCGACAAAGCCGCCAAAGCCATGCACGAGCATCTGCAGCAGACTCCCGTCTGGCTGGAACGTGATCTGTTTCAGCGTCAGGAGTCCTGA